In the genome of Oenanthe melanoleuca isolate GR-GAL-2019-014 unplaced genomic scaffold, OMel1.0 S330, whole genome shotgun sequence, the window AGCAAGAAGCCCGACTACACCTACATCAGCCTCGCCCGGCACAGCCACCCGTGCGCCAGCCAGAGCCACAAGCCGGGGGGGCTGCCGGGCTGCTTCCCGCCGCAGATCGTGGAAACCAAAGTGGAGCCGGTCTTCGAGACCCTGGACTCTTGCAAAGGGCCCCGTAAGGAAGAagggggcgcggggccgggacCGGGGGGCATGTCCTCGCCCTACGGCAGCACCGTGCGCTCCTACCTGGGTTACCAGTCGGTGCCGAGCGGCAGCAGCGGGAACCTGTCCACCTCGtcctcctccagcccccccGGCACCCCCAACCCCTCCGAGTCCTCCAAGTCCGCCGCCGCCGGCGGGGGCTACTCCGCCGCCCCGGCGGGCAAGAACAAGCCCAAGAAGTGCGTGGACAAGCACAGCGACGAGTACAAGCTCCGCCGGGAGAGGAACAACATCGCGGTGCGCAAGAGCCGCGACAAAGCCAAAATGCGCAACCTGGAGACGCAGCACAAAGTCTTGGAACTGACGGCCGAGAACGAGCGGCTGCAGAAGAAGGTGGAGCAGCTCTCCCGGGAGCTGAGCACCCTCAGGAACTTGTTCAAACAGCTGCCCGAGCCGCTGCTCGCCTCCTCGCCGCGCTGCTGACCCCcggccgggcggcggggccAGCGGAGCCGCCGGCTGcgggctccgctccgctccTGGGGCCGGGGCGAGGGGGGCGAGAGCCCACGGCGGGCGGGCGGGTTTGGTTTGAATTTGTGTTGTCGTTGTTgttgttgaattttttttttttttaatttttttttttttttttttttttttttttggtctgtctTTACCGACGCGTTGGCGGACTCTCCGCCGCCGCGAGGGGtcggagcggggccggggctgagCGGAGGGGGCGCGGAGGgaccccggcccggcccgggcgggCTCTGCTGGGCGCTGGGTTATTTAAAAGAGCGAAGGAGAGCAAGGGCAAAGTGATGCAATCCTTTAAGCAtggctgggaatgctgtgtACATGATGCAATCTCGTGTAACTGTCAGTCATGGATTGAGTAATCTGTTAAAGATGTTCCTACagtttttttattataaagaaTAATCTATTTCTATAAgaaaatacatatgtatatttTGGGATCTATGCATTCTTGCTACATTTGAAGCATTAATGAACAATTTTAATAAACTTTATGACTAGGTTAAAAAAAAGtagcttgttttattttgaaggcATGTTTGAAGTTAGATGAAACACAGGGTTGAAATTCCAGCTGACTCTGGCTCAATGCTGTGATCAGGGATAGGGATTTTTGTCGGTCTTTTAGCTTTCtctgagagaagagaaaaaaaacaaaccaaataactaaaaccaaaccccaaaacccctaaGAGAAACTcagcaaagagcagagctggaagccTTAGCCAGTTTTTGTTGcctccttttatttcctctaaTCACCTGCTTTAGCTGCTGCTTGGGTGTTGTTTGGGGAGGAGGtgtttgtgttgggtttttttctgcacttcATGCTGTTTTGAACGTGTAGAGCAAGATGTGCTATCCAAACCATGACCAATCCTTGGCAAATAGCGCCGAGTCTGAAGtgggagggaagaagaaaaagcaagggAGGAGGAAGCCTGAAatgaggttttgtttgtgtttgggtttttttctttctttcttttttttttttttttttttttttttttctttacagagtTTCTATTCTCTATGATTCAGCATTTCTTATGTTTGTAGTTTACAGGAATAAACATGAGAAAGTAGCATTTCTGTTGGATTTCGCTCATTTCGGGCATTGCTCAGGAAGCTCCCATGAGACCCAACCAGGTGAGAGGCTCATGAACCACCCCTCCCTTTGCTCCTGAGACATTTGCCTAAAAACTGCAGGCAGGTTCTCTGGTGAGAGCTGTTTGCTGGGGGTGTCAGACAAATGGgggtggcagaggaggaggaggaggaggaggtttgTAGCCAGCCAGGGCTTTGTTTCGGGGAGAtccaagctctgctgctggctgtgttaTTCCTGCTGTGAGGTCTGTGAGGAGTGAACAGTCCCAGGCTGGGTACgtggagggagctgggcaaAAGATCAGGTCTTAGTCAGCAGTTTCCACTTTCCTGCTAGGCCAAATTTAAGCATGATGTTTTTAGATCCAGattcccagtgcctggggaaaGAAACTCCTTTACTCTGCTCTGACAGCTGAGCACAAAAGGGGGTTTCAGTACAAAGGCCTTAAATTTGTTCCTATAGGTTCCACACAAACAGCTGTGGGCTGCAGGACAAATCTCAAATTTGTTGATTATTTCTAGTGTTCCTTTAAGCAAAACATGTTTTCCACTGAAAgaactgctttgctttttttgacTCTGGAGATCAGAGCCTCCTGCAGGTCCATCAGCTGGAGCCCTCCCTGCCATTCAGTGactctccctgcccaccccagagctgtgcagccgtgagcagggcagggctaGCCCTGCACAGATCCCCccatttgcttttccatttgcaCCGTGCTGTTGAGTTGTTTTTATGGGCCCCTAAAATAGATTTCTTGGGTGAGCTCgctcctgcagcagcatgaCTCAAGTCCTTGCAGGCAGGATAGACGTTAGATCTTGTCTTGGCTGTCCCTCGTGACCATGATTACTCCAGCCTCCCTGGCTGTTTCTTCTACTATTTGTATCATTACGAAATTCATCCACATCCTTAGATCCTATTTTCTTCTAGTGCTGGAGGCCACACAGTGTcacccagctcccaggcacagccGGGCGCTGCCCAAGCTGCAATTGCTGGAGATGTCCTCAGACACGttcctttctttccaaataACAAAGTTTCCAGCAAGAGTTCAGTTTGTGGGGGCTGGAAGGCAGGGTAGATTAAAAGATAAGATGTACTGAAGGTATTTATATCTGTTTAAATAATAGTCCAGTTTTGGAGATTGAGCCCTACCAGGCATGGAGGAGCTAATCCCCATCCTTAAACCCTGCCTGCCCGGTGCAGGAGGGCCAGGGCAGCCTTGCT includes:
- the CEBPB gene encoding CCAAT/enhancer-binding protein beta; this encodes MQRLVAWDAACLPIQPPAFKSMEVANFYYEADCLAALNKLHPRAAGGRSMTELTVGDHERAIDFSPYLEPLASQPPPPAAAAGGNFEPPCSSGAGQDFLSDLFAEDYKGSGGSKKPDYTYISLARHSHPCASQSHKPGGLPGCFPPQIVETKVEPVFETLDSCKGPRKEEGGAGPGPGGMSSPYGSTVRSYLGYQSVPSGSSGNLSTSSSSSPPGTPNPSESSKSAAAGGGYSAAPAGKNKPKKCVDKHSDEYKLRRERNNIAVRKSRDKAKMRNLETQHKVLELTAENERLQKKVEQLSRELSTLRNLFKQLPEPLLASSPRC